Proteins encoded by one window of Gammaproteobacteria bacterium:
- a CDS encoding DUF4124 domain-containing protein has protein sequence MIIIVMRQISQILMVCLVCSATTVVSAEEARIYRWVAEDGSVTFSSQPPPAGIKGEAMDVPTPQQVIVQDPAVLQRQLQRSEALGQALDAQRQQREQSQLELNEAEEALRAAEQALAAGHEPQAGEVQRISTGTRLLPSYFERIKQLEAAVAAAKQRVEDLKK, from the coding sequence ATGATCATTATCGTTATGCGCCAGATATCCCAGATACTGATGGTTTGCCTTGTTTGCTCCGCGACGACCGTTGTTTCCGCGGAAGAGGCGCGTATTTATCGCTGGGTGGCGGAAGATGGCTCGGTCACCTTTTCCTCGCAACCGCCGCCTGCCGGGATCAAGGGCGAAGCGATGGACGTCCCTACACCACAGCAGGTAATCGTGCAGGATCCGGCCGTGTTGCAGCGGCAACTACAGCGCTCCGAGGCGTTGGGGCAGGCGCTGGACGCTCAACGTCAGCAACGAGAGCAGTCGCAACTGGAGTTGAATGAGGCGGAGGAAGCGCTGCGGGCGGCGGAGCAAGCGTTGGCAGCAGGGCATGAGCCACAGGCGGGTGAGGTACAGCGCATTTCGACGGGCACGCGGTTGTTGCCCAGCTATTTCGAACGCATCAAACAATTGGAGGCGGCGGTGGCGGCGGCCAAGCAGCGGGTTGAGGATTTGAAAAAATAG
- the cysB gene encoding HTH-type transcriptional regulator CysB — protein sequence MKLQQLLYIREVARRGMNVSAAAEALHTAQPGVSSQIRLLEDELNVQIFERNGKRLVGVTEPGRAILEMAEQVLREVENIKKISGEYSSQSSGRLSVATTHTQARYALPLAVTAFKQRFPEVRLELHQGSPGHVAELAASGAVDLAIATEALEEVSQLVTLPCYEWNRCVVCPPEHPLLSVTPLTLEAIAKYPIVTYDPTVAGRSKINRAFEQAGLQPNVVLTAIDSDVIKTYVELGLGIGILAKMAFDPARDQNLRAIDAAHLFEPSTTRIGIRRGAYLRGYLYDFIELFAPHLTRAVVEAAMIKHAVENLAEDAAE from the coding sequence ATGAAGCTACAGCAATTACTTTATATCCGCGAGGTTGCGCGGCGGGGAATGAATGTCTCGGCGGCGGCTGAGGCGCTGCATACCGCGCAACCGGGTGTGAGTAGTCAGATCCGGCTGCTGGAAGATGAGCTCAACGTCCAAATTTTCGAGCGCAATGGCAAGCGGCTGGTGGGAGTCACCGAACCCGGCCGGGCGATCCTGGAGATGGCGGAGCAGGTGTTGCGTGAAGTCGAAAACATCAAAAAAATCAGCGGCGAATATTCCAGTCAGAGCAGTGGTCGTTTGTCAGTGGCCACCACCCATACCCAGGCGCGGTATGCGCTGCCGCTGGCGGTGACGGCGTTTAAACAACGTTTTCCCGAAGTGCGACTGGAGTTGCATCAAGGCAGTCCTGGCCATGTGGCTGAACTCGCCGCCAGCGGTGCCGTGGATCTGGCGATCGCGACCGAGGCGCTGGAAGAAGTTTCTCAGCTGGTGACCCTGCCCTGTTATGAATGGAATCGTTGCGTGGTATGTCCGCCTGAACATCCGTTGTTGAGTGTGACGCCGTTGACGCTGGAGGCGATCGCCAAGTATCCGATCGTGACTTACGATCCTACCGTTGCCGGGCGCTCTAAAATCAACCGCGCCTTCGAGCAGGCAGGGTTGCAGCCCAATGTCGTGCTTACCGCTATCGACTCGGATGTCATCAAAACTTACGTTGAACTGGGTTTGGGGATAGGCATTTTAGCGAAGATGGCCTTTGATCCGGCGCGCGATCAAAATTTGCGTGCCATCGATGCCGCGCATTTGTTCGAGCCAAGCACCACCCGGATCGGTATCCGGCGTGGCGCCTATCTGCGCGGCTATTTGTATGACTTCATCGAATTGTTCGCGCCGCACCTCACACGCGCTGTCGTGGAGGCGGCCATGATCAAGCATGCCGTTGAGAATTTAGCCGAAGACGCTGCTGAGTAG